The Geotrypetes seraphini chromosome 2, aGeoSer1.1, whole genome shotgun sequence genome contains the following window.
gtaagtatcaggtccagtattgcctgatcccttgtcggttccaacaccagttgcctgaggcttgctcctttcatagagtttaatagcctcctgctgctgccggaagcagaggtaagtgtaacccaatccacatcaggcatgttgaagtcacctagcaatactgtgtccccacgcaaggtgatattttctatatcttcgattatttccatatccaggtcatcctgttgtcttgggggtctgtaaattacgccaagatacaagcatttgtccttccctctggtcaaattaacccaaagggattccccagtatactggacatctgagattctcgtgaccttaatgtcatctttagtatataatgctacaccccctcccttcctaccctctctgtcccggcgaagcaagttgtaacctggtatgaccatgtcccacccgtgggagtctgtgagccaggtttcggatatcgccaccacatccaggtcggcattccttatttctgtttccaattccaggatcttgtttcctaaactgtgtgcgttgacgtacatagccctccatgttatatttttgttatgtctcagtggggatattcctgtttgagctatttgaacacctttagcattgtttgtgttatttgtgctttcctgaggctcagaaccacaatgtgtactccccatatacccagaactacagtgtgtactccccctagacccggaattacaatgtgacccataaatatgatgtgaccctactcccgactcaaaagtgtgtgcactcacccctgacccagaatttcggtgtctactttcctcagcctcataaatgtattggcattttagttcgcctggtatgttgtttgtgcctgtaccctcccccgacttacctagtttaaagccctgtggaataggcgggctaggcggtgtccaaggacattcttccctcttctggttaggtgtagcccgtcgtgtccctgtagtccttgcaatgcttctccatggtgcagaaacccgaagttcatctccttgcaccatcctcgcagccagtcgttcgccctttgtattcgatcctctctggctctgcccttgcccctcactgggagaatcgaggagaagactacctgcgcatccatcctcctcagcttctcccccagggccctgaagtcttcaggtatgctgtccgggctgctccttgcggtgtcgttggttccgacgtggattagaacgatggggaagtggtctcggggcttgatgagtttgtcaatgcaagcagtgacatcccggatcctggcccctggcaaacagcagacctctcttgattgtaggtctggtctgcagattggtccctcggtgcccctcagcagcgaatctccgatgaccaccactctgcgcttcttaggggtgggctgtactgttgattccggagttggaaccgtctgctgaataactacttgtagctctttctccggaccttcctgtagcagctgatatctgttcctcagggcgatatgaggtgtcgatgttgagctgtcctgtatgggggaaaaagagacagagttaggtcctctgcattttcttgtggaggaagtcaccaactgccaggagtcagcgtctccaaccacttcctgcattccggtagtttgtctcaaggtggctgttttggatgctatgggtgttcccagggtggtcttgtcaggttcctgttcagcgatctgagacagcttctggatgactccatcgatgaaggtctcgtcgtctcggatgctccttaagcgctgaacctcctctctcaggctctttagctccatcaaaaggctttcgtccggttgaaccattacttctgtctgcgttgagactgtagacatctttgaggggatggcctcggtctgtacagagacctctgccctccgtcctggttctccttccatctgtactcggaccatagccatcccctgggtgctctcggtgactgaactgcctgttttgattgaagtcttgctgcttctagtcctacctgccattacaaaggtttattgttattatttcttaattttaatttttttttttttttttttaaggatgtttgttagggtgggggctgttaggtgttggtcagtaagtgttgagggagggatagaggtagttagttagttcttggtctgagggatggagtagttagttagttagtagtagtagttagttagttaatagttagttaattgtcagttaagaacgtctgtttgttagtgtgcctgtttagtgagaaagatttagtagcttgttggtgagatagaaagttgtaagattgagagttaaagacttggtagaaagttgtagattgatagttaaagacttggtagaacgctaaagaaagactgaagacaattgattagttagctagtcttataagttgggagtccggctatagttgatagccctttcttgatgcccttcttgaggcccttcgcaaaggcgctctcgctaaggcaagcgcctttgccgcgcgccgaacggctgtgcgccgttggctcgtccccttttatggggggagtttggctggtgatgtcaggggtgggcggagttagctctcgctcttcccctgctagcaccgccttctctgctcctctctctgcttcttcctgctagcacactctccgctcactgttctgccatgtgctcagaactaggcacagctcctacagtctcccttcggctggccttgcacatCAACAAAATCCCCCACATGACCTTCTCGAATGAATTTTGTTGAACTCCAGACCTAGCTAAATCACTTTCTCATACCTGAAACCCTAGATTCACCCCGTTTCATGAAAATCCTTAGTGctgttttcaaaataaaatattgtTTTCATGCCCTGTTAACAATTCCTGTTCTTgctatatattaaaatcaataaaatatttgaactaaaaaaaatttaGCTACATACATACAATTATTGCTCACTTTATAATATAGGATATCAGCTAAAGGGGCAATAGGTGACCTTAGAAACATAAATAAAGAGTAGAGATGAAAAGATACACAATCACCTGGATAATAAAAAATAACACTCATCAAACCCCATTGAAAACGAGACTACTTGATTGCATCCTTAGAGGACATGATAAGATAGTGAaacttagatatttttttttattgttaaacaCACTATACATCACAtgtatgcatttttttttgccactaccataagaacataagaacataagcagtgcctctgccgggtcagaccacaggtccatcctgcccagcagtccgctcccgcggcggcccaaacaggtcaagacctgtctgaatcatcagaaggggctcccttgccaccttggtttcccatttaagtcctgccttcctatcgaagtcctagccctccggtcttgcacatgcatgacctggttgatttatactcattacctggttaacttcctatacttgtgttacatcccagctcctccctcagtatcccacgatccctttatccctcagaaatccgtccaatccctgtttgaatccctgtaccgtactctgcctgatcacttcctccggtagcgcattccaagtgtccacgaccctttgtgtgaaaaaaaacttccttgcatttgttttgaacctgtctcccttcagtttctccgaatgccccctcgtacttgttgtccccttcagtctgaagaatctgtccctatccaccctctctatgcccctcatgatcttgaaggtctctatcatatctcccctgagcctccttttctccagagagaagagccccagcctatccagcctctcggcgtatgagcagtgttccagccctcttaccaatttcgttgctctcctttggactctctcaagtaccgccatgtccttcttgaggtgtggcgaccaatactgaacgcagtattctagatgtggacgcaccatcgctcgatacaatggcatgatgacttcccgtgatcTGGttactatgcccttctttatgattcccagcatcctgttggcttttttcgaggctgctgcgcactgtgcagatggcttcagtgatgcatccaccagcactcccaagtctctctcgagtctgctgtctcccaacaataccccccccaatttgtagttgaacaacgggttctttttccctatatgcatgaccttgcatttgtccacgttgaagcgcatttgacTTCTTAGTGTAGTGACTTGCTCTTTGTTTGCTATATTCTTTGCTAGCAGACAAGTAGAGTACCCTACATTTGGTGCAATGCAACCCCTCATCAAAAGTTTGCTACATCTCCTTGATTCCTCAATGAACCAGATCTGTAGGAGGAGGCAGACAGAAGACTGTTCATGTGCATAGATGGGTGGCACTGTGGCAGAAATACTACAGGAGTGTAGCTAGTAAGTGCCAACTtttataaattaaaagaaaacagtGACTTCAGCACTAAGAAAGTGAAGATTTTTGCCAAGACTACCCACCACTTCATTAAATTAGTAAGTTAAGGAACATGATAGCCAAGCAGAAAGTATCACTTTAAAACTATATGCAAATTGCTTTCTACATTCTTATCAAGTGAGTTGAAAGGGGAACATCAAGCAACATCCAGGTGATTGCAGGCAAGCTGAAATGGCATTAAGCCTCATCCTGAAATCAGAAAGTAAAATTCATCACTGAAAGTGGAGGCAGCACATAACTTGATTGAAAAATTAGCTTTCTACTCTTAAGTTGAAGCTAAAAAGCCATTGAGTACAGAGAGAGAAAAGTGAAACGGCCTTCACTCTCTCTCTTCTCAACTAATTCCCTCCCCGTACTTGTGATCAAAGTATGGTTGTGGACCTAATGAATGAACCACAGGAAACATGCTGAAGTATTAAAAAGTATTTATTGGCCCAACATTGACCATGTTTCAGCTTCTaataaggttagggctcttcagcttggaaaagagatggctgagaggaggtatgattgaaatctacaaaatcctgagtggagtagaacgggtacaatggatcaatttttcactccatcaaaaattacaaagactaggggacactcaatgaacttatagggaaatacttttaaaaaccaataggaggaaatattttttcactcagagaatagttaagctctggaatgcattgccagagattgtgataagagcggatagcgtagctagttttaagaggggtttggacactttcctggaagaaaagtccatagtctgttattgagaaagacaagggggaagccactgcttgcatggaattttgctacttcttaggttttggccaggtactagtgacctggattagccaccgtgagaatgggctactgggcttgaaggactattgatctgacccagtaaggctagtcttatgatTTTATGTCCTCTCAATGGTAAATAGTAGATGTAAAAGTGATAAATAGAATCTAAATGTCAAACTGCAAAACAAATTGAGTGGATAGTTTTCTCTCTAGTAGCAGTGTTGAGGCCTGGGctacatgagttgagtctctttaatttgaaaggaaactctgcataagaacataagaattgccactgctgggtcagaccagtggttcattgtgcccagcagtccgctcacgcggcggccctttggtcaaagaccagtgctctaaatgagtccagcctcacctgcgtacgttctggtttagcaggaacttgtccaactttgtcttgaatccctggagggtgttttcccctataacagactctggaagagcgttccagttttctaccactctctgggtgaagaagaatctatcccctttcaactttagagagtgccctctcattcccctaccttgaagagggtgaacaaccttttatctgttaagtctattcccttcagtattttgaatgtttcaatcatgtcccctttcagtttcctcttttctagggagaagaggcccagtttctccaatctctcactgtacggcaactcctccagccccttaaccattttagtcgctcttctctggaccctttcgagtagtaccatgtccttcttcatgtacggcgaccagtgctggacgcagtactccaggtgagggtgcaccatggcccggtacagcggcattataaccttctccgatttgttcatgatccccttaatcatttctagcattctgttcacccttttcaccgctgccgcgTAATGAGAAGGCAGAGGACGAATTTAAGgggtgatagactccggagtaatctaaggaatactttttttacagaaagaatggtagatgcatggaacagtctcccagaagaggtgttagagacagagactgtgtctgaattcaaaagggcctgggataggcacgtgggatctctcagagagagaaagagataatggttactgcggatgggcagactagatggtccatttggcctttatctgccatcatgtttctatgtttcactcaATTTGCTAGGCAGTTTGCTGTTTAGATTCTATTTATCATGCTTACATCTACTATTTGGTATTGAAAAAACAATAGCTGAACCCTGACACAGGCAGTTGCCGAAACACGTTCCATGTCAGGTCaataaatatttcttcaaaacttcAGCATGTTTCCTGTGGTAGATTTAGTTGGTCCTTGATTATAGGATTTGTGTGGCTTTGCTTTGATGTTTGTCCTTGGTGTTTTCCCTCTCTAATCTGATTCAAAGCAGtgttgccaactggatccagatttgccCAACAGGGTTGATCCAATCTTGCTTTTCatagggaatgcaatggggaagtcataactacaagtccctgcatgcagtgGAGTatacccaggactggatcaactactactactactacttataatttctaaAGTTCTatcacacaagcagcactgtacattaacatAGAAGAGATCCTGTTGGGCAAATTTGAATCCAGTTGGCAGCTTTAGGACACCTTGAGAAAGTGGAGTTTATAGTCTTCGCTGTATCTGCTTGATTGCATCTCAAAACCTTTGGTCCTGTCTGAAACGCTTTAACTCCTTTTGAAAATACAGCTCAGTTTTTATGCATGTAATGTGCTGTCTGCCATTTTGCTGTATTTAAAAGTGTCACACTGTCTATCTCTTTCAAGTTTAAGACTTTTGCTGAAATCTGTTGCAGTTTGCCAAGATCATCAAACCTAGTTGTTTGGCAGTCTATGTTTTCATGAAGCGTGGCATACTTGCAGTTGTGAACAAGAGGGAAAACATCAAGGGTCCAGAGAGTCTTGCAAGTAAATTGTGTCTGCGCTAGCCATAATGCAAAACAGGACTGTTAAAGTCTATCCCaatccacattgttttttgttttttttccatgaaaattttttattgattttatgaaaAAAACAGTGTAACAGAGGCACAGAGCAGTACAAACACAAACAATGTTACTTAAGAGTATAAATCAAATACATTCATACATCAGATGTTTGCAAGTATTTCAGTAAAGGGGACCAACAAGAATCAACAGAACAAAGTTGATCTTTACATTCATAGAATGCTATTTCATATTTATGATGTTGTAAAACTAAATTCCACCAATGTTGGACATGAAGTAAGTTCGCAGATTTCCAATGAGTTAGAAtcaatttctgagcaagaatgATTAATATATCAAACAATTTTCTTTGAGAGTCCAATAAGTCAATATGTATGGAGTGTGATTTAAACATTATAATAGATAAAGATAATTGACAATCTAGATGAAACATTGATTTCATTATGGACCATACATCTTGCCAGAAAGAGATTACAAAAGAACATTTAAATATCATATGAATCAATGAACCTTGACCCATTTTACAATTCCAACAAACATTAGAGGGTAAGAGACCTGCAATACATAATTTATGGGGGTCCATAGGGCCTTATGATACAAAAAGTACATAGACTGTAATGTACTAGCTGATGATCGAGACCTCAGAGATTTAGACCAAAGAAGTGCCCATGCTTTATTACCTAATTGATGTTCACAATCTTTTTCCCATATACCCATAAGTGTGTTATTAGGTAAATTGTCCCGGATTGGGGCCATATTAtacttttcccccttttttattttttccctttcctttccttttcttttctcttttttttttatatataaacccCCTATATATAATCCTATATTTCCTTATTTCATTCCCTTTATCTGAGCCCATTAATCCATAGTAGAAACAATATCCTTAAATCATATCAGGATAAACATATAGAAAAAACTGTATTAAAGATGCctttatttcctcctattttttaattattatcttcttttttattttttattattattatttttataataataattttttttgatttttttgttttttttgttttttatattatttatatttttttgttttttttaaatcccttttcccttttccccttcccctttatTTATAATATAATCAAAATATGTTCTTAACTCCCCTAAACTGATTCTCATTCATCTTCTTTGCCCTTTCCTCTACTCTCTCAACCATACATATTAAAACCCTAATCCCATAAGTGTGGTCTGAGAGAAATTATATATCACTATAACAGAAATCTTAAAAGTAAGATGGAGAAGGAGGACACGTTTCTCTTACAGTGTGAtcatccaaaataaaaaaaagaattatattCCCTACATAAACAGCAAAGTCCAATAATACTGTGGGGAGAAAAACAAAAGATCTAGactaaaatacaaaacaaagtttACTATAATCAAATAAAGGATCTGAGtgaaataaaaagaagaaatctgAGATTTGATCAGCAataaaaatgaatcaaacaaacataTGGATAAGTCATCAACTAAAGAAGGCCATGGTAAGTGAAAAGCTGGTGCAGGCTTCCTTAGTGTTCTTCAATTctcagaaagaaagattaggcaTGTATCTGGAATAAAACATAAAGACATCAGGCGGAAGACATGCCCTGTGACTGCAGGCCATCCAAAAAGGACTGAAGTTGTTCTGGGGATTCGAAATGCTGAGTGGAATTATTAATTGTCATGATCATCCGAGCAGGGTATTGCAGCCCGTATCTTGCTCCCATCGATTTAAGTCTCACTCTCATTTCCAAAAAAGACTTCCTTTTTCTAGCCGTCGTTTTTGCCAAATCCGGAACTATTAAGAACTTCTTATCCTCGAATTTCAAGTCTGATATGGACTTTGCATCAGTTAGAATTTGCAGAGCCTGGGGATAGCGTAGTAACTTTGCTACGATGGGTCTTGGTCTCGTGAATCCTTGTTTCAAGGAAGATGGCGGCGCGCTCGAACTGCAGAGGTAAGTCGGATGATAAATGCAGGATTTTCGGCAGTTGGTCTGTAAGAAATTTGACAAGATCTGAACCTTCCGCACATTCCGCTAAGCCGATAATTCTAATGTTATTCCGACAATTGCGATTGGAAAGGTCCTCCAACTCCTGATCAAGTTTTTTAAATCGCTGCTGCACGCGTTCCTCAAATTGTGCAGTAGAAAGCGCCGCCATGTCTGCCCTGTTTTCTAGCGCCTCGACACACATTTTGCAAGAGTCAAAGGAGACTGAGAGTGAATTAATTTCACCACGCATTTCACAAGTTATGTCATATTGTTTTGTAATTAGATCCTTTAGTGCCCGAATCTCGTCCAGCACGATATCAGATGAATCCGAGTGATGTTTACTCACCGACCGCTTTTCCGGTGTCGGAGGATCATGTTTGGATCTTTTTGACCCCGATGTTTGTGCTAGCTGCGATTCTGCTTTGGTAGATTTATTCGCTGCCATCTCAGCTATAGAAAGAGATATTTATAAACTCGATCAGTAAAGTTTATCACTTGCTCCGTGTCGATGTTTTAGAATCcaaggaggagagaagagattaTACAGCCACCTTGTTCTCCAGCTCAATAGCGCCCCCAATCCACATTGTTTCATGTATTTTGAAGCCGTCGTATCATGGTATACATTCTAGAACAGTGTTATTCTACTGCCGGTCTGCTGAAATTTCATGCTGGTCCATGCAGGGCTGTGAGATGGGTgcacaaaaatttcctgccagtccgtacagggcttcctcccttcccctcccagcagctctcagtacttgcctgcagcagcgattcactttggcagccttggggcttttgctgagtcgcagcccgcctctgatgatgcaacttcctttttcctcaGAGGTGGGCGCGACCCATGAAAGGttgcctaagtgaatcgctgctgcaTGCAAGTTCTGAGAGCTCCTgggaggggagtggagggaaggggaagaagccactgttggaggctgggaagctgctggttaAAGGGAAAGCTGCTACTGgaccaggagggagggagaaggagagatgctgctgggaggggaggagggaaagggaagagaagagagttactgttggataggggaggagggaagggagagggggtactattggacaggggaggagggaaaaaggaaagtaacagctggcagggagagtagaggaggggaaggggtcagggttgAATGGAGAGGTCagatgagaaaggagagagacagaggaatgataaagtagagagagattgatggtgggaagggggtcagcagagaaataagg
Protein-coding sequences here:
- the LOC117356004 gene encoding uncharacterized protein LOC117356004, with protein sequence MSPRACIGTGITRRITDEKEVRGTSRTSRCQWKIWGKAEMAANKSTKAESQLAQTSGSKRSKHDPPTPEKRSVSKHHSDSSDIVLDEIRALKDLITKQYDITCEMRGEINSLSVSFDSCKMCVEALENRADMAALSTAQFEERVQQRFKKLDQELEDLSNRNCRNNIRIIGLAECAEGSDLVKFLTDQLPKILHLSSDLPLQFERAAIFLETRIHETKTHRSKVTTLSPGSANSN